From a single Francisella halioticida genomic region:
- a CDS encoding alpha/beta hydrolase, translating into MKIDRILILVHGFIENSKDMRSLESFFRQHHDEIISINLPTTFVGIDVAVAKLCQVIENIPNTKSITFLAHSMGGIIVCKSINELQLENVEKCVFIATPFRGSKIANFGDKIPFYSKILKPNKELKVTDKYLDVCNAVSAKFSVGLIAGKRHSKINLLARFCLNNDHDGLVEVQSAFAINSDDRIILNKNHGEIHHDIETLKKVDYFLKTGKF; encoded by the coding sequence ATGAAAATAGATAGAATATTGATTCTAGTTCATGGCTTTATTGAAAATAGTAAGGATATGCGAAGTTTAGAAAGTTTCTTTAGACAACATCATGATGAAATTATATCTATAAATTTACCTACTACATTTGTAGGAATAGATGTGGCAGTTGCAAAATTGTGTCAAGTTATAGAAAATATTCCAAATACAAAATCTATTACTTTCTTAGCCCATAGTATGGGAGGTATAATAGTTTGTAAATCTATAAATGAACTACAGCTTGAGAACGTTGAAAAATGTGTATTTATAGCTACACCGTTTAGAGGCTCAAAGATTGCTAATTTTGGTGATAAAATTCCTTTTTATTCTAAAATATTAAAACCAAATAAAGAACTGAAAGTAACGGATAAATATCTTGATGTTTGTAATGCTGTATCTGCTAAGTTTTCAGTAGGATTAATTGCTGGTAAAAGGCATTCAAAAATTAATCTTTTAGCCAGATTTTGTCTTAATAATGATCATGATGGTTTAGTTGAGGTGCAATCTGCTTTTGCTATAAATAGTGATGATAGAATTATCTTAAATAAAAATCATGGTGAAATTCATCATGATATTGAAACTCTTAAGAAAGTGGATTATTTTTTAAAAACAGGAAAATTTTAG
- a CDS encoding YHYH protein, which yields MSERSPYCSYYVGNYFASANDFNLGQENSSYMTVETNDEDCVIISNGIPNHAYDDAEVGSFPNKVVPQYQIYIISKSPKQAARPTPLSLRMDNAIMLNGVKVDLLAAGCYGVGDGRIGCFNSNAKWRYNPVYEKSTFIMDSHHAHSQPDGTYHYHASPNALFKNNSSVESPVIGFAADGFPIYGSYINKDGKIVAVKSSYQLRKGNRPDTQDSPRGKYTGEFVDDYQYVVGSGDLDECNGMVHNNYYGYYVTKGYPYIIKCFKGTPNRSFMKKQPKHRF from the coding sequence TTGTCAGAAAGATCGCCTTACTGTAGCTATTATGTAGGTAATTATTTTGCATCAGCAAATGATTTCAATTTAGGTCAAGAAAACTCGTCATATATGACGGTAGAAACTAATGATGAGGATTGTGTCATTATCAGTAATGGTATCCCTAATCATGCTTATGATGATGCTGAAGTAGGATCTTTTCCAAATAAGGTGGTACCACAATATCAAATATATATAATATCCAAGAGCCCTAAACAAGCAGCTAGACCAACTCCTCTATCTCTGAGAATGGATAATGCAATTATGCTTAATGGAGTTAAAGTTGATTTGCTTGCAGCAGGTTGTTATGGTGTAGGTGATGGTAGAATTGGTTGTTTTAATTCAAATGCTAAATGGCGCTATAATCCAGTGTATGAAAAATCAACTTTCATAATGGATAGTCATCATGCTCATTCTCAACCTGATGGTACTTATCACTATCATGCTTCACCAAATGCACTATTTAAAAATAACTCATCAGTAGAATCTCCTGTGATAGGTTTTGCAGCAGATGGCTTTCCTATTTATGGAAGTTATATTAATAAAGATGGTAAAATAGTTGCAGTCAAATCAAGTTATCAGTTAAGAAAAGGTAATCGTCCAGATACTCAAGATAGCCCTAGAGGTAAGTATACAGGAGAGTTTGTTGATGATTATCAATATGTAGTTGGTAGTGGTGATTTAGATGAATGTAATGGTATGGTACATAATAATTATTATGGCTATTATGTTACTAAAGGATACCCTTATATTATTAAATGTTTTAAAGGTACTCCTAATAGATCATTTATGAAAAAACAGCCTAAGCACAGGTTCTAG
- a CDS encoding NAD(P)H-hydrate dehydratase, which produces MAFITEKQSREIEEYAISQELNLMENASDEIVEFISNKFNKQNKILVVVGSGNNGSDGIAAAIKLYKNQYDVDICRIFPKGNQDNQRYYDGFSKLKNPLKELVSIDDYDVVIDGVFGIGLDRTLQGDALELVKTINQNSKYILAIDVPSGLGAFNARVYEDAIQANETITFLANKQGLHTGDGLDYAGKVTVKELIDSKNIKLSQSEYQVYKNNIQAINLENILRKKKNTNKGTYGNLAIVGGNVGMNGALQLAGKSALYSGCGKVSMISLDMDFRVDMSMPELMTKSLQNIPKDLDTFSALVVGVGFDTTDDSQQILKLIIDNLTQPAIFDADALNIIAINQQIREKFINLENKVITPHPAEAARLLGCTTQEIQEDRFTAVRALAKKYNTTVVLKGAGSLICKDNEIYINATGNQGMAVAGQGDVLSGIIGAFLSQGLDTLSASRLATYVHGLAGDNLAKKLGGYVGILPSRVIEEVCEVLNKLNKKTIVIDN; this is translated from the coding sequence ATGGCTTTTATTACTGAAAAACAAAGTCGTGAAATTGAAGAATATGCTATTTCTCAAGAGTTAAACCTTATGGAAAATGCATCTGATGAGATAGTTGAATTTATTAGTAACAAATTCAATAAACAAAATAAAATCCTAGTAGTTGTTGGGTCTGGTAATAATGGTAGTGATGGTATTGCTGCTGCTATTAAACTCTATAAGAATCAATATGATGTTGATATATGTAGAATTTTTCCTAAAGGTAATCAAGATAATCAAAGATATTATGATGGGTTTTCTAAGTTAAAGAACCCTCTGAAAGAGTTAGTAAGTATTGATGATTATGACGTAGTTATAGATGGGGTATTTGGCATAGGTTTAGATAGAACTTTACAGGGAGATGCTTTAGAGCTTGTAAAAACTATAAATCAAAATTCAAAGTATATATTAGCTATAGATGTACCTAGTGGCTTGGGGGCTTTTAACGCTAGAGTATATGAAGATGCTATACAGGCTAATGAAACAATTACATTTTTAGCAAATAAGCAAGGTTTGCATACTGGAGATGGTTTAGATTATGCAGGTAAAGTAACAGTTAAAGAGCTAATTGATAGTAAAAATATTAAACTTAGCCAGTCTGAATATCAAGTTTATAAAAACAATATCCAAGCTATAAATCTAGAAAATATCCTTAGAAAAAAGAAAAATACTAATAAAGGAACTTATGGAAATTTAGCAATAGTTGGTGGTAATGTTGGCATGAATGGCGCTTTACAATTAGCTGGTAAAAGTGCTCTGTATAGTGGTTGTGGTAAAGTTTCAATGATATCTCTAGATATGGACTTTCGTGTAGATATGTCTATGCCTGAGCTAATGACAAAATCTTTGCAGAATATCCCTAAAGATCTAGATACTTTCTCAGCTTTGGTAGTAGGGGTTGGCTTTGATACAACTGATGACTCTCAACAAATCTTAAAATTGATAATTGATAATTTAACACAGCCAGCAATTTTCGATGCAGATGCTCTAAATATAATAGCAATAAATCAGCAAATCAGAGAAAAATTTATTAATTTAGAAAATAAGGTTATAACGCCACATCCAGCAGAAGCCGCAAGATTACTTGGCTGTACAACCCAAGAAATTCAAGAAGATAGATTTACTGCAGTTAGAGCTTTAGCTAAAAAATATAATACCACAGTCGTACTAAAAGGAGCTGGAAGCCTAATTTGTAAAGATAATGAAATCTATATAAATGCTACAGGTAATCAAGGTATGGCAGTAGCAGGGCAAGGTGATGTGCTATCTGGAATTATTGGTGCTTTTTTATCACAAGGTTTAGATACTTTATCAGCAAGTAGATTAGCTACATATGTACATGGCTTGGCTGGGGATAATTTAGCTAAAAAACTAGGTGGATATGTTGGGATACTTCCTAGTAGGGTGATTGAAGAAGTTTGTGAGGTTTTAAATAAATTGAATAAAAAAACTATAGTGATAGACAATTAA